DNA from Pomacea canaliculata isolate SZHN2017 linkage group LG9, ASM307304v1, whole genome shotgun sequence:
CTGTAGGTGTTGTAAAACTTTCATTCCCTTattattctatttatttgtttttactgatCAAACGTTAGCTCTCTTTGTTCTTACTGCATTGAAAAGACAAATATGGTAGTGTCGAAAATTTTAAATATGGTATACAACTTGTATCATGTAAATGCTAtgttttaaacataagaaaacagttgtgacaaatggaaaaaaaaaagaaaaaggaaagagagaagaaagaaatatcaaaaaGGAGCAAATGAAATGAGAGAACattaacagacattttttaaatgcttccGTATCCcataaagatattattttccagaTAAAAGAGTCGTTAAATGCAAATTTGAAAAACAGTTGCAGATGGAACCCTGGGTGGTGCTTGCTTACTGGGGTCTACGTGCACAGACCCCAGTCTAATCTGTGAATCAGCTGAATGCAGTAAATATTTCACTTCAGTTTTTCGTTAGCTTTTCTAGAACAGAGTAGTAACCGGGCGATATTTCATTAAGTTTGGAtttaaaaattgtctgccagtctcttcatttctttattcttctgtcaCTGTTTGCCCCAACCATTCACAATGCACGTTTGACTGCGTTATTATGTTTGCCTATTGCACTTTTCTAGTATTCACTTCTTTATTGTGAATTAATTTGTGCTCACGTTTTAACAAAATGcattatttagaaaaaaggaTTTCACGATTGTATGttcatgaaattaaaataaaactgtctgcCTCgagtataaaaacaaacaaaactgatgacATTGGACATCATACACGAAACATATACATATTCATCCATGTAAATATCTCTACGTTTTCATAAATAGTATTGTTTGTACATACATTTGCATTATATACATctacaatgtgtgtgtatgtgtgttttatataagGTAAAATTCAAACTCCTGGAATTAGTTATTCTGTAGTCTCCTTATACAAAGatatctattatatatatatataaacttatcTGTTTTTAGAGACCAAAGCTGGAGAGAACTGTTCTTTTACAAAAGAATGTGTATCACAGTCAACCTGCTCTGGTGGAGTATGCACGTGTAATGCCGGCTTTACTGCAGCAGTATCTGGCTTGTGTAGTAGGTATCTTATATGTAGTAGGTATCTTAATATGTTGTCGGTATCTCACATGTAGTAGGTATATCATGTAGTAGGTATATCAATGAGAatagcagtaaaaaaaaaattgcaaataaatTAGATAGTACATGGCTGTAAAGACAAGATCTGCCCcatgaaaaatttgttttctggtttaagaaataaaattgcaattaaatgcaaatttaaagaaaattgttgaCAGAGGCCAATGGAACCGTTGGTGGGTCCTGCTTAGCAGGTTCTCTCTGCGTTAGCCCCACTTCATTGTGCGACTCGTTTGTATGTAGTAAGTATATCacttgatttctttctttgagtagAAGTGCTTAGTGGTTTGAAGAGATAGTATTTGATTGATATCAGATTTAGAAGTTAGATGATAGTTCTTTCAGTTATTTGTTTCTCTATGACTTGGAACATCATGTCTGCactaatacaaataaattgcTCACTGCTACTTTTATATTGCGcgttttacttttcttattttactctACTTCTTTCTACTTGTGAGTTAATGTCGTAAAAACCTTTaagaaaagacaataattttatgaaTAGTATGTGCTCGAGGAAAAAGACATTATTCTATATTATACACAATAgaaaatgtgcatatttattcatttgttgtaaataaaaacatgtatatAACTAACagtgtgtttgtacatttttacattatatatatgtataaataacatttcttcGTGTTTACAACCTTTTGTGCGGTTTTAGCGTAAAGTTGGAAACGCAGTCCCTAGAAATCAATTAAAACTAtgatcatttgtcttttttcttatcacatagaaacaaacacattctaaagttttatttacctgTCTGTTTTTCTAGAGGCCAAAGCTGGACAGCCTTGTTCCTTTACCTCAGAATGTGTTTCGCTGTCGACCTGCGTACTCGGGGTGTGCACGTGCTATGGCGGCTTCTCTCCGGCGATGACTGGCTTGTGCGGTAGGTGTCTCTCcttgttcttcttgtctttgaagaaaataattaattacgAAAGACAATTTATATTTGTTGTAGcagaaaaatgtataaaaaatggATACAAGATACTGTCGTATCccattataatttctttttcctgtcttaGAGAGTAATTGAAtgcaaatttaaagaaaacaattaattaaCAGTTGCAGATGGAATCCTCGGTGGGGCTTGTTTACTGGGTTCTACGTGCTCTGCTGTCAACTTAGTCTGCGACTCAACTGTTTGCAGTAAGCAtttcgcttttttatttatCGAAGAGCTTGGTTGCTTGAAGGGATGATACTTCATTGATATTACATTTAGTAATTGGTTGCTAATGCCTTCCgttatttatttctctattgCTGTTCACATTTTTCCCCACCCTAACTTAAAGTGTGTTTGCTGactgtttcttttatatttcaaattatATGATTAATGAACGTATACAAACATATTATAAAAATCACTTTAATGAAAAAATCCGTTATTTGCTATTACATAGATTTGAAAGCGAAACTGAGCTGGagtaaataaaactataaagtTTTATATTAGAAACAATGGAACATGCACATATCTatgaacatttataaatttccatctataattattttttaatatatttatattatatatcaaTTCACGAATATGTGCGATATCTGATGTAGAATGCAAAGACCTTTGCGACATGTTAAGACTAGAATAattgttcttcattttcaaatgatacatacaaatatataacacATATGTGTGCCCTCTGTGTTTTAGAGATCAGAGCTGGACAGCCCTGTTCCTCTGTCACTCATTGTGTTTCACAGTCGACCTGTGTGGGCTACAACTGCACGTGTAACAAGGGTTACACTGCAACACCGACTGGCTTGTGTAGTAAGTATCTCACGTGTCACGCTTCGCTTCCGTTGTActtatcacatttatttgccAACTTTTAGGTAGCTCtcttttacttattattttgaaaaaatgtaggAAGCTTTTTCAAGAACGATATTTTAGGTGGTGCATAAGTGATATTACGTATATACCTtgttgtaaaaatgtaaacacaattattatgtaaatatgtcaaggtaaataaataactatAGTAATATTAGGCACTGATTATTTTGACACAACAGTAATGGTTACTTACTGCCTTAAGAGTTTGTTagctaatttttgtttataaattattagaaACATACATCGTACCGCAGCAGCTACCACCCTACTACCCCACTACTCAAGCTCCATTATCAAGTATTAGCTATCTTAGGTATCTACATTATGTGTTCTCGTCTTTCTATTACTTTTTAACCATTATCCCCACAACAGAAAATCtctataaaatttttttctaacacctTTGATTTCTGTGATTTTGATAGATGAAGGTGCTCACCAGCCTGATTACTCCTGGCTCCTCAACGGAAGCATCCTCACACTTTTGATGACCTTATACCTTCTATAAGTCATCATTCATTAGCCTTCTACTGAGACCCCAAACCGGAAATGGACTTTGTTTTAACCAGCTTCGATGACTTTACTTAGTTTTACGTTTTCAATTGCCATaagacaaagtattttaaagttttaactgCATCACCACAGAAGAGAACTAAAGGCGAGTTTTAAACAAATTGTGTAAACAGTAAATATGACGATtctaaacacttttaaaaagtcagaaTTAAATTTATTGTCATCTGAATTAAATGATCCAAAtttaacaagcaaacaaatactATGTTAATGTCGAAAtaaacatttaactttttaCTATCTGTTTTATTCTGCAAATTTGACTTTCTTTCTAGTTTCtttgatatttaatttttaattaagagGGTTACAGCAACAAATGAACTGTAACATGTTTAGCAAAACAAGTTCTTCTTTACCCTGtctttataaaagaaagtttcttttcatgGAGGCTCTACGTGATGTGTTTGTGATCTCTTGCTTTCTTATTGagtcccttctctctctcatcttcttcttttatttcattcttatttaTTACTCTCctttctaaatatattttgcacattCACGGTATGAACCAGAAATTTTAGTTTGGTGAAGGTTAGGGGCCTCCATTGAAAAGaatttgcttttattcttaaaaaaagttttctcacaCGTTTCAGTAATGCACgctttcacatatttttttctctctattttgcCTTTCAATAGATGATATTTTTTTACGATGCCTGTACTCctataaatgtgttttattcaATGACTTTCTGTAATTCTAGAATTTTTATATTCCGTCCAGTTTtctattaataaatatttcttgcaaCAATACGTGTTTGTGTGCAATGGTGTGCAGCGTGTGAATGTAGacacgtgcatgtatgtgtgactGCATTGTGTTTTAATTCGACAGTTTATTGCAATACAGATTTAGCTCTTACAAGATACTCCCACTGACCAGTCCGTACCCTCGCCCAGACGAAGTAAAgctgttgtttttaatattaatataatgcAATTTGGATGTTAGTTTTTTAAGCTATTGATGATCGAATTGCTAAAAATTGTCAGAATTTTGTGTTATAGTGTTATAAACAAATATCGTAATTTTTCTTCACTGAGAATATgaagtataaaacaaaataaaatactttaatttgGATTATGAAACGATAAATGGATGGATGAATTAGCAGAGAGAAAAGGTGTTTTATGAATCATACTAATTAAAGCTTTACCATGGAAAGCACGTGTCGTGCTCAAAACAATCTGTCAGACAGTTTCTCCAGCAAAACACGAATCATTCACGACCTTGGCAATATTTGTTGGTCCTCAGTGGGTCCCTTGGCACCCTGACGACCTTGGTGACATTTCCATGTGTTTATTCCAGAGGTCGACAGCTCTTTATCCCCTGTGGACTAGACCCTGTGATGACATGCATTATGTAGATTATTCCCTTCCATTGTTGTGGGAGGTTTTGTAATTTCTGGATGCATGTGTACTTGTGTTCGTGTGCGTACGTGCGGAATTCTTCTTGTCATTGTGTTGGTCTGCCTGTACCACAGCACCGAGCTGCGGTAGACGATAAAATGATAGAATTCGTCTGAACTGTAAATTTAGTGAATTTTTATATTGGTCACTCCATTGTTATCACCGCCATTCCCCGGCCGTGTTCATTACTCCTTAGGGCGGTGAAATTGTCGAGCGTAGACTATCAATTTAatgttgctgctactgctgctgctgctgctgctgttgttgttgttgttgttgttgttgttgttgttgttgacataaaCCTTCTTTAGATAAAGTTTAGATTACAGCCATTATGTTGTAACATGAAGTAAGTACACCTCTGATGGTTAGAATGATTGGAATGAACAACAGACTTTTAATTTCACTAGACTACTCCACAATCTACCCCCACATAAAATTATACTGGAAACTTTGAGACTAAAATAGCGACTTAGGAAAGATTCTTGGTCTTAGTCGCACTGAACAAGACAATGTAATTCCTTTTAATAATTACAACATTTCTTAGTCTTTTCCGCACAGCTAcgttaatgttattaaaaaaaaagtgttaggtTTATTGGTTAGTTAATATGATAATGTTGTTATTGCACATCGTGCATTCGAATGATTCTTCTGGAATCAGGCTGTTCACGAGGTAAACTTTCATGTTGGAACCCTGTGGGCCCTTGAGGATTCTTTTACAAATTcatattagaaataaaagtaactgTCTAGACGATTTCATCTTTACCTGATGACAGTCAGTCTACAACATGTTGTGAGTCGGAGGCTTGTGGAGGTGGACTGTTATTGGATGAGGCAAACATGTCAGACATTAGGGCTGATAGGCTAATCACATATATTTATTGGGTCGTAGAGCAGATGTATTTTAGATGAGGACCTTTTCCCATTAGACTAACCCGGTAAATAATACgataaatagaaatatttagAGAAGAGAACATCATTTAATTGCTTTGTTACTGCGACtctcagttttattatttaggAGGCTCTTAAAATATGCGTTTAAAATCAAGCAAAATATAACTGTAACATTCACTCTCAAGATAACGACAACCCCCAACCTTCATAACCTTTACAACTGTTTCCATCGTATTTTACTTCATTAATAATGTAGAGCAATTGACAAATGGAAAGCTTTTAACATGACAAGTACATTAGCATGATGACCTGAACAAAGTATGCACATCCCTCGGCTATAAAAGTCTAAAGGGCTTGGGAGCGAACCCAGTAGCAGCTACTCGGTTGTTATAGAGACTTATAGCTTATAGTTGTGACCATCATGTGTGAATATTACAGTCACCAGAGGTCAAAAGGTTTCTGTCTGGCGAGGTTAGCATTTCTAGTAGTTTACATAAGTCCTGTGTGCTCTGCCCGGTCATGGAAGGAAAGTCACTTTTACCGACTGGAGAGAGATTTACTGACTAACTACAGCCACACTGTGAGGCCAGTCATGGAGGTCAACACACCAACCAACATCTCAGTCACCTTCACACTCATGTGTATCTACGAGGTAAGAGCAACATATTGTAATCTTGAAACTGAATGAAATTCATAATGTATGATAGTCTGTGTAAGAAACATGGCAATCCTTGGTATTCTTTTGTCCCAAAATAATAATGGTGTAagtcaaaaataattataaaataaaaaaatatataatagtTGTCTGTTAGTAAAGAAATGTATGCTACAAACTATATATTTGGTATGAAAGTGGCATGATTGTATGTATATCTCCATGCAAAGGTCGACGAAATAGCACAAGCCATGACCCAGAATTCCTTCGTGACTTTGACCTGGTTCGACGAATTCCTGCAGTGGGATCCACAGGAGTATGGAGGAATACAAACCACAGAACTATCCAATCGACAGGTCTGGCTGCCGGTGAGACAACACTCTGTTAACAATACTATCAAGATATActcagataaagaaaaaactgtaGCTAAGTACCTTAGTATAATGCAGACAGAgaataaacatgtaaaacatgGCACGCATCTCTTTAAGTTAGCTGCATTTTAACTAACGAGTTAAGAAAACTCCTTAGGTCGAGTAAGAAGATGTTAATATTaagcatatttttgtgtatatccgaataaaaactttcattcttaaaaaaaagcacaaacaaacaaaaaaatgtaagaaatttcatttttactaaTACGCCGATACTCCTCAACCGactgttctggaaaaaaaaatgacctaCACTATTTTGATGGAACTTTCTGTCCAAAGTTAATCCACGTTCTAAATACGGTATCCGGCTCCCTTATATTTTCACCTGATGAGATGTCAAAAATAATCTTCAAGTCTAACGGCCACGTGACCTGGTTTCATCAAGATGTGTGGAAAACAATATGTCGGATTGATATTACATTCTTTCCGTTTGACACCCAACAATGCGGCTTTAGTGTCGCCCTGtggacatctttgaaatcaCAGGTAAATAGTTCTGACTTTTTGTATCTTATACCTTTATAAAACTTCCTTCCACATTGCCACAATTtgattttttcaattaatttttttttctaaaaaaatcaTTGACTTTCAcacaatgatatattttttcatgataatttataaataaatacttgaACAGCATTATTTTagtattaatgataaataaatgtcatcaCACAAACAATTAACCGTTAAGCAAATCGTATCATGAAACTTTGATGTCTTgagcttgtttatttgtttggtgcAATTTGTTTTCCAAACAGGCTCTGTTTACTGATGTCTCTGTCAGAAAAGATGAAATCGCCTTCACTGAAAACTCTGAATGGGTCCTCCTGTCTTTCGAAGCAACAACTGGAGAAACTACTTATTACAATGAAACTTACTCCAGTGTtacaattaacttttatttaaaagtgaGTTTTCGagattttatgattttttttctgcatgacaTGAACCCATATCTCTGCTGAAAGTAGTATATCAAGAAACTAAGCGATAAAGTATAATAGATGATGTTCAGAGCTATGACTACGAGGAGGATAATGGCGACTCTGTGCTCCTAAGTTCAGACGGTTGGTTAGAACTGTTATATTGACCGGAGGAAGaaattattgaaattatttGTATTCACGTTCAAAGTTAAGTTTTGTTTAATTACAGATCCGCTGGCTTTGCTGTAGGATACATTTTTGACAATTTAATGAATTCATTGAAGATCTTGCCCTGTTTCCTTtctcagagaagaagaaagttcCACACGCTAACTCTGATGGTTCCCAATGTCACCCTGGCGCTGCTGTCGTCTCTGGTGTTCGTACTTCCGGCGGACTCCGGGGAGAAAGTGTCTTTTATCATGGGACTTCTTCTGGCGACTGGTGTCAGCATCACCGTGTTGATGGATGTAATGCCGAGATCTTCTTTACACATCTCCTTCTTAATGATATATATTACTACAGTGAGGTAAGGCATaagaacattttacaaaatttatttccatATTTAAGTCTGCAGTATTATGTAGTTTACTGTCAAGAAAACGTTTAAGTGTGTAATAGGACTCGTGCGTGTAGTTAACTAGGGGTggggaatctttttttttcaatcacagGATTATGCCCTGCTTGTATAAAAGTTAAGAGTATGTGTTAGGAATAAGAATTTTGTATTGTTCTTCCTTCAGTATGACTACAGCACTAAGTGTTGTTGCTTCTGCGTATATAACCTCCTGCTGCTCTACTGATGGACCGACTGATGCGAAGACAATCACGATTGTCAGGGTTCTATGTAGGATCACCGGAACAGACTTTCCAATTTTGaagaacagaacagaaaacattcagcaacTGGAAGTCAATGGCTGCAGCAAAACGCTTCAGACGTATGAAATGTACATTAATTCTGCCTCCGACACAAAGGAAGATAACTGCCTCACAGGggagacaacaaaagaaaggatcACTTGGATGGATCTGGCTGCTTCGTTGAACTTAGTCTGTTTCCGTATATCatttagtgttgttgttgtgacaacAATAATATTGATTATTGTTCTTTTGCTCGGATCGTCGTAAACTTGGATATCTGTTGTTACTCACGACAAGGAACTGGAAAGTGTTTATACTTCTTAATATCTGGTTGTCATCTTCTATGAAAGACTTTGATGATACCAATACTCAAGTTGTCTTGAAGAAGGTTTAATaacacctcttccttctctgaattttggtctttttctttctcctaacGATTTCTTGAGCTCTTTTGTAGATCGTGCATAGAAAGCTTGATGTTCTTGtctatttttcaaaactttattgGTGGAGGACAAGAGCAGGTTTTCTCGTGTTGTGTCCATCTTCTCATGAGTCACTGGGGCAGCCTAGAGTACTGTCCAGGCTCTGTACATCATGaaaacacttctgaaagtgtctgatATCTTTGGCGATGACAGGTATGTCCTGTCAAGAGAATTATTTCAATTCCCATTAAGTCTCCGATTCTATGTACCtgcatacaaaatattattgtgtGTAAATTAATGAAGCTGTCTAAACCATGAATGTATGAGTCTATTTCGTGGATATGAGCATGTCATGCTATTATTTGTGCTTTCTTATCGAGGTGCTCTGAATTGCCCTCTGAGATAAAGATAGTGTTATCCATCTTAAATAAGAATATTTGTGAAAACGTGCGCTGATTCCCTCTGTACTAACAAAAGAACAGATTCTCGACAGAGAGGAAGTTGGTTATCATAAGTAACGCAGTTTGAAAGGTATGGGATGCAACCCATAAATATCTTCGTGCAGGTCTtcacaaacattattatttacgATAAGATGGTTTTCTTTCGGGGAAGATCTACACAAACATGTCGGCCTTCATGAAGACGACTAAAACTATGCTTTAATCAAAATTGTATGTAAAGGATTAATTTAAAGCCGAAGTTTTCATTGGATATAAAGGctgtaattatatataattgaaACAGCTTCTATAGAGAATCACAAACAGAGCTATCACAGAAGTAGATACTATTTTGACTTAGAAATCTTTTCAAGATgaataaatctttttcattaacaataaattttaagatCTCACTATGttattatttctaaataaactagaaatttaaaatgtaaaagactttatttttgtgAGTTTAAAGTAtgcaaaatgtttgctttttaagtgaaaataaaaaaaacaaacttgcaaaCTGCAGTCGTTATGTGTCTGCTTGGCAAGTCAGAAGGTGCCGCCACCACACTATGAGCAATACCGTCGCACTAGCCTCAATAAatactttcatttgtttgcattttttgcatgTGTTTTGAAATTCTTCCTccaaaaaaattactgaagcAGAGTTAAGAGCTGATGCATTAGGAATATTCCCTCGCTGGACAATAACACGAGTCAGATGTCAGAAAAACAGACTCCTGGGACTCACCCACATCCAAGCTGCAAAATGACATGGACTTGCCTGAATGGCATGACTAATGGTCAGTCATAGCAGGTTTTGCAAAATGGCttgaaacagcaaaacattgCAGTCTGGGATACATGTTTCGTTCTGCAATATTAAGAGCAAAGCTGTAGAACAGGCCTGTCACTTTTATTAATCTACTTATCATTTTCAGTGGCTTGGAAATGCCATTACTTGATTCAACGGGAATCGCAGAAACACTCACGGAACATTACAACAATTCTCTATGGACATCACTAAGCGAATTGTCGAggctaaatatttaatttctaaTCGCCAAATGCGAAACATTCATCAAAACGTGTTTGCATGATGGTCGCAGAATAACTCTTTAAAATATCAGCCTCGGATGCAAAAGAATGCACTATTACCATTGAGTGGCAAGCTGGTAACTGTCTACACTTGCTCGTAGATTGTATTGGATTCAATTTGAGTAAGTCATGTCCCCATCCCCGAGAAACTGCTGCAAGAATGTAAAAGTTCGAACTGTGGTGtggttagtttatttgtttctaacGACGAGCCCCATTGGAGCTGTGTGGGAGAGGAATCACTATTACCGTCTGGAAGAAGATTTGCTCACCAACTACAGTCCAACGGTCAGACCAGTCCTGGATGTCAACACAGTAACTAATGTCTCCATCAGCTTCCTTGTCCTCTGCGTCTATGAGGTGAGTGCTTCAGTTTCTCACTTAAAAACACTTGGTGTATGTGTTTCAATAGATATTGCTCATACAAGAAATCTCGTGGT
Protein-coding regions in this window:
- the LOC112572231 gene encoding neuronal acetylcholine receptor subunit alpha-10-like isoform X2; translated protein: MCEYYSHQRSKGFCLARLAFLVVYISPVCSARSWKESHFYRLERDLLTNYSHTVRPVMEVNTPTNISVTFTLMCIYEVDEIAQAMTQNSFVTLTWFDEFLQWDPQEYGGIQTTELSNRQVWLPLIHVLNTVSGSLIFSPDEMSKIIFKSNGHVTWFHQDVWKTICRIDITFFPFDTQQCGFSVALWTSLKSQALFTDVSVRKDEIAFTENSEWVLLSFEATTGETTYYNETYSSVTINFYLKRRRKFHTLTLMVPNVTLALLSSLVFVLPADSGEKVSFIMGLLLATGVSITVLMDVMPRSSLHISFLMIYITTVSMTTALSVVASAYITSCCSTDGPTDAKTITIVRVLCRITGTDFPILKNRTENIQQLEVNGCSKTLQTYEMYINSASDTKEDNCLTGETTKERITWMDLAASLNLVCFRISFSVVVVTTIILIIVLLLGSS